One window of the Candidatus Woesearchaeota archaeon genome contains the following:
- a CDS encoding V-type ATP synthase subunit D, with protein sequence MAQDIKPTRSELMKLKKKIKLAKSGYNLLKKKRDGLILDFFEVLGKAKTLRSEMTNFYNGAQNRMNIARMLESDLAIKSIALAMKNRPEIDLKTKSIMGVKVPKINQLDLQKKNSERGPGIFNSAAVTETAEAYEKLVEKVIVAAEVETSMRKLLQEIEKTKRRVNALEFAVIPQMQKSANFIRLRLEEMERENIFRMKRIKKKNEAAA encoded by the coding sequence ATGGCACAGGACATAAAACCAACAAGAAGCGAGCTGATGAAGCTCAAGAAAAAAATTAAGCTGGCCAAGTCAGGCTATAACCTTCTGAAGAAGAAAAGGGATGGCCTGATACTTGATTTTTTTGAGGTCCTGGGCAAGGCCAAAACCCTTAGAAGCGAAATGACCAATTTTTACAATGGTGCGCAAAACAGGATGAACATCGCCAGGATGCTTGAATCTGACCTCGCCATCAAGTCAATTGCCCTTGCCATGAAAAACAGGCCCGAGATTGACCTGAAGACCAAAAGCATTATGGGCGTAAAGGTCCCGAAAATCAACCAGCTTGATTTGCAGAAGAAGAATTCCGAACGCGGCCCAGGCATATTCAACTCAGCAGCGGTCACTGAAACAGCAGAGGCCTATGAGAAGCTTGTGGAAAAAGTGATTGTGGCTGCAGAAGTGGAGACTTCCATGCGAAAGCTCCTGCAGGAGATTGAAAAGACAAAAAGAAGGGTAAATGCCCTTGAGTTCGCAGTCATACCCCAAATGCAGAAGTCAGCAAATTTTATCCGGCTCAGGCTTGAGGAAATGGAAAGGGAGAATATTTTCAGGATGAAAAGGATAAAGAAGAAGAACGAAGCAGCAGCCTAA
- a CDS encoding sodium-translocating pyrophosphatase translates to MLVSFIGFFFAYWQARKILDVPLKSEKVKEIADAIRTGAMAFLKKQYQILFWYVVIVGIILYYFIGQLMALTFVLGCIFSATAGNVGMRIATQANSRTVMAVQKSMMHGLSIAFSSGTVMGMTVTSLGLFGVSMLYLIFNDPSIIYGFGFGASSIALFARVGGGIYTKGADVGADLVGKVEKGIPEDDPRNPAVIADNVGDNVGDVAGMGADLFESYVGSIIVAMVLGASLFDSPFWVLLPLMISAAGIIASILGTYFVFAAKKSSPQTAMNYGIYASSILAAVMTYFIIKYTIGDIGVFWAAMAGLIAGIVIGLATEYYTSEKGGQVQKISEAATTGAGTNVIEGLAVGMFSTVIPVVTVVVAILIAYKYGGGIYGIAISAVGMLSTLGMTLAMDTYGPVADNAAGIAEMAGQGKVARKRSEDLDAVGNTTAAIGKGFAIGSAALTALALFVGYTEVVQLKIIDILQPNVIAGVFIGALMPFLFSAFAMKAVGVAAVHMVEEVRRQWKTIKGIMEGKAKPDYARCVSISTEAALRNMIIPSLLAILAPVVVGLLFGAAAVGGLLAGALSSGFLLAVMMANAGGAWDNAKKYIEAGHFGGKGSDAHKAAVVGDTVGDPFKDTAGPSLNILIKLMSIVAVVFAPLILLYGGII, encoded by the coding sequence ATGCTTGTTTCTTTTATTGGCTTTTTTTTCGCTTATTGGCAGGCGAGAAAGATTCTTGACGTTCCGCTTAAATCTGAGAAAGTCAAGGAAATTGCAGACGCAATCAGGACTGGCGCAATGGCGTTTCTCAAAAAGCAATACCAGATTCTTTTTTGGTACGTGGTAATTGTAGGGATTATATTGTATTATTTCATTGGCCAGCTCATGGCGCTCACATTCGTGCTTGGATGCATCTTTTCTGCCACTGCAGGCAATGTCGGGATGAGGATTGCAACACAGGCCAATTCCAGGACTGTCATGGCTGTCCAAAAAAGTATGATGCACGGCCTTAGCATTGCATTCTCATCCGGGACTGTAATGGGAATGACCGTGACAAGCCTTGGGCTGTTCGGGGTTTCAATGCTATACCTAATATTCAATGACCCCTCAATTATATACGGGTTTGGTTTCGGCGCTTCAAGCATAGCGCTTTTTGCAAGGGTTGGCGGAGGCATCTACACAAAAGGCGCGGATGTCGGTGCAGACCTTGTTGGCAAAGTTGAAAAGGGCATTCCAGAGGATGACCCAAGAAACCCGGCGGTGATAGCTGACAACGTTGGCGACAATGTCGGCGATGTTGCAGGCATGGGCGCTGACCTTTTTGAAAGCTATGTGGGTTCTATCATAGTTGCAATGGTGCTTGGCGCAAGCCTTTTTGATTCCCCATTCTGGGTCTTGCTTCCTCTTATGATATCCGCAGCCGGGATTATAGCATCTATCCTTGGCACATATTTTGTGTTTGCAGCCAAGAAATCCTCGCCGCAAACCGCAATGAACTATGGGATTTATGCAAGCTCCATACTTGCGGCTGTCATGACATACTTCATCATCAAGTACACAATTGGTGATATCGGTGTCTTCTGGGCAGCCATGGCTGGCCTTATCGCAGGCATTGTTATAGGGCTTGCAACTGAATATTATACTTCAGAAAAGGGAGGACAGGTCCAGAAAATTTCAGAGGCAGCGACAACTGGCGCAGGCACAAATGTCATTGAAGGCCTAGCAGTCGGGATGTTCAGCACAGTGATACCTGTGGTGACTGTGGTTGTGGCAATACTCATAGCCTATAAATATGGTGGGGGCATATATGGAATTGCAATTTCAGCAGTCGGGATGCTCAGCACCTTGGGAATGACGCTTGCCATGGATACCTATGGACCTGTTGCCGATAATGCAGCTGGCATAGCTGAAATGGCCGGGCAGGGCAAGGTTGCAAGAAAAAGGTCAGAAGATCTGGATGCTGTCGGGAATACCACAGCAGCTATAGGCAAGGGCTTTGCAATAGGAAGCGCGGCATTGACTGCTTTGGCACTTTTTGTTGGCTATACAGAAGTTGTGCAGCTCAAGATTATTGACATATTGCAGCCTAATGTAATAGCAGGCGTATTTATTGGCGCATTGATGCCATTCTTGTTTTCAGCATTTGCGATGAAGGCTGTGGGAGTGGCAGCAGTGCACATGGTTGAAGAAGTCAGAAGGCAGTGGAAAACAATAAAGGGAATAATGGAAGGCAAGGCCAAGCCTGATTATGCAAGATGCGTAAGCATAAGCACAGAGGCAGCGCTTAGAAACATGATCATACCGAGCTTATTGGCCATTCTGGCCCCTGTTGTGGTCGGGCTTCTTTTTGGTGCAGCCGCAGTCGGTGGCTTATTGGCCGGCGCGCTGTCATCAGGCTTCTTGCTGGCGGTCATGATGGCAAATGCTGGCGGCGCCTGGGATAATGCCAAGAAATACATCGAGGCAGGGCATTTCGGTGGAAAAGGCAGCGATGCGCACAAGGCAGCGGTTGTTGGCGATACGGTCGGCGACCCGTTCAAGGACACAGCAGGCCCATCCCTAAACATCCTGATAAAATTGATGTCAATCGTGGCTGTTGTGTTCGCGCCTTTGATATTGCTCTACGGCGGGATTATTTAA
- the acsA gene encoding acetate--CoA ligase, whose protein sequence is MGDEQHESQITNEIIRKPQYIETPNLADYDKTYRSFTWDDARKEIDYFANGKLNVAHNAIDRHALTWRKNKVAMYWEGQNGEKEKYTFTELKFLTNKFANVLANLGIQKGDRVFIFLPRIPQLYIAFLGIIKTGAIAGTLFSAFGPAALKDRLHDSGAKAIITCNELKQRVYDVRNELPELKHIIIADKDSGQGEVNFHAELDKASRNFNVAHMDPNDIAFMLYTSGTTGKPKGVVHSHGDIVQEHLSAKWALDLHENDVFWCTADPGWVTGIVYEILGTWSNGISQIIHAGRFDPEKWYSIIQDYQVTVWYTAPTAIRMLMKAGMDALKKYDLSSLRDINSVGEPLNPEAIRWGEKAFGLPFHDGWWQTETGSILICNYPVLPVKIGSMGKPFPGITAAIIDDNGNVLPPETEGNLAIKAGWPAMMKGIWNNEEKYRSYFKGEWYLSGDRAFMDPDGYFWFVGRADDVIKTSGERVGPFEVESALVEHPAIAEAGVIGKPDAERGAIIKAFCTLKPGFVGDDNLKSEIQKFIKSRLAGHAYPREIEFVASLPKTRSGKIMRRILKAKELGEPIGDTSTLEEY, encoded by the coding sequence ATGGGAGATGAGCAGCACGAAAGCCAAATCACGAACGAAATAATTAGGAAGCCGCAGTACATTGAAACTCCAAATCTGGCTGATTATGACAAAACTTACAGGTCTTTCACATGGGATGATGCCCGCAAGGAGATTGACTATTTTGCAAATGGCAAACTGAATGTGGCCCATAATGCAATTGACCGCCATGCACTGACATGGAGGAAGAACAAGGTTGCAATGTATTGGGAGGGCCAGAATGGGGAAAAGGAAAAATACACTTTCACAGAACTGAAATTTCTGACAAACAAGTTTGCCAATGTCCTTGCGAATCTGGGCATCCAAAAAGGCGACAGGGTATTCATATTCCTGCCCCGGATTCCCCAGCTGTACATAGCATTCCTTGGGATAATCAAGACAGGGGCCATAGCCGGCACATTATTTTCTGCATTTGGGCCTGCCGCCTTAAAGGACAGGCTGCACGATTCAGGGGCCAAGGCCATCATAACATGCAATGAGCTTAAGCAAAGGGTTTATGATGTCAGGAATGAGCTGCCTGAGCTCAAGCACATAATAATTGCAGACAAGGATTCAGGGCAAGGTGAAGTTAATTTCCATGCAGAGCTTGACAAAGCATCAAGGAATTTCAATGTCGCGCACATGGACCCAAATGATATAGCATTCATGCTTTACACCTCTGGCACAACAGGAAAGCCAAAAGGCGTTGTCCATTCCCACGGGGATATTGTGCAGGAGCATCTCAGCGCAAAATGGGCCCTTGACCTCCATGAAAATGATGTATTTTGGTGCACTGCAGATCCGGGCTGGGTCACTGGCATTGTCTATGAAATCCTTGGGACGTGGAGCAATGGCATATCGCAGATAATTCACGCAGGAAGGTTTGATCCTGAAAAATGGTATTCAATTATCCAGGATTACCAGGTAACTGTCTGGTATACTGCCCCGACAGCCATTAGGATGCTGATGAAAGCAGGGATGGATGCTCTCAAGAAATATGACTTATCATCGCTGAGGGATATCAACAGTGTGGGGGAGCCTCTGAATCCTGAAGCCATACGGTGGGGGGAAAAGGCATTTGGCCTGCCGTTCCATGACGGGTGGTGGCAAACAGAGACAGGTAGCATATTAATCTGCAATTACCCTGTCCTGCCAGTCAAGATTGGCTCCATGGGCAAGCCTTTCCCGGGCATTACCGCAGCAATCATTGATGATAATGGCAATGTCCTTCCTCCTGAAACAGAAGGGAACTTGGCTATCAAGGCAGGATGGCCGGCAATGATGAAGGGGATTTGGAACAATGAGGAAAAATACAGGTCCTACTTCAAGGGCGAATGGTATTTGTCAGGTGACAGGGCATTCATGGACCCCGACGGTTATTTCTGGTTTGTTGGCAGGGCAGATGATGTTATTAAAACATCAGGCGAGCGAGTGGGGCCATTTGAGGTTGAATCGGCGCTTGTGGAGCATCCCGCAATTGCAGAGGCAGGAGTGATTGGAAAGCCGGATGCAGAAAGAGGGGCGATTATCAAGGCTTTTTGCACGCTCAAGCCAGGCTTTGTTGGCGACGACAACCTTAAGTCGGAAATTCAGAAATTCATCAAGTCAAGGTTGGCCGGGCACGCATACCCGCGGGAAATCGAATTTGTCGCATCGCTTCCCAAGACAAGGAGCGGCAAGATTATGCGCAGGATTCTCAAGGCCAAGGAGCTCGGCGAGCCAATTGGCGACACAAGCACGCTCGAAGAATATTGA
- a CDS encoding V-type ATP synthase subunit F (produces ATP from ADP in the presence of a proton gradient across the membrane; the F subunit is part of the catalytic core of the ATP synthase complex), with amino-acid sequence MAPDNTEKMLEIAVAGTSRFILGFQLAGIRHTHEIESDHYNRLKQLMSDPAVGIIITEEKIMEKLDEHDKNEIESSVRPVVIMLSDQASSESLRKMIGKSVGIDLWG; translated from the coding sequence ATGGCACCAGACAACACGGAAAAAATGCTGGAAATAGCAGTGGCAGGGACATCCAGATTTATCCTGGGATTCCAGCTTGCAGGAATAAGGCATACCCATGAAATCGAGTCAGACCATTACAACAGGCTCAAGCAGCTGATGTCAGACCCGGCTGTGGGGATAATAATCACAGAGGAAAAAATAATGGAAAAGCTGGACGAGCATGATAAGAATGAGATAGAGTCATCGGTCAGGCCGGTTGTGATAATGCTTTCAGACCAGGCGAGCTCAGAAAGCCTGAGAAAAATGATCGGGAAATCGGTGGGCATTGACCTTTGGGGCTGA
- the ahaC gene encoding ATP synthase A1 subunit C: MAQVQIAESKDKIRLDNMYPYTYVRANVMRTKLFRRNDYEKMLKMQFSELAKFLQDSSYKAEIDELAVRYSGEELIEMALTRNLAKTFAKLRRISTTELNLLIDAYLTKYDILNVKTIVRGIYTSADKDYIKRLLVPAGAFREEFLYELLKKDSVEDVVRAVPFLEYKHFRKFIEDLKEKGALYEFENALDQHYFRHLISFSEMLPVGGELFKNFIETQIEATNLLNIVKLIKEGAPKSDMKKYIFLTASPEKNLQVLRLLESKSIDSIPKGIRNKAMRKFINECVEHYHKNHSLIEFERLVNKHVLGRAMLFIHQNPLSINVILGFMFAKEIEVQNLMKIVKGRQLGFSEEFISREIIV; this comes from the coding sequence ATGGCACAGGTTCAGATTGCGGAAAGCAAGGATAAAATCAGGCTCGACAATATGTATCCATATACATATGTCAGGGCAAATGTCATGCGCACAAAGCTTTTCCGCAGGAATGACTACGAGAAAATGCTTAAAATGCAGTTTTCTGAGCTTGCAAAATTCCTCCAGGATTCCAGCTATAAGGCGGAAATTGACGAACTTGCCGTCAGGTATTCCGGCGAGGAGCTGATTGAGATGGCCCTTACAAGGAACCTCGCAAAAACCTTTGCAAAGCTGCGCAGAATTTCAACAACAGAGCTGAACTTGCTGATTGATGCATATCTTACAAAATATGACATACTTAATGTCAAGACAATTGTCAGGGGGATTTACACTTCAGCTGACAAGGATTATATCAAGAGGCTGCTGGTTCCCGCGGGCGCTTTCCGTGAGGAGTTCCTTTATGAGCTCCTGAAGAAGGATAGCGTCGAGGATGTGGTCCGCGCAGTGCCGTTCCTTGAATACAAGCACTTCAGAAAATTCATCGAGGACTTGAAGGAGAAAGGCGCGCTTTATGAATTTGAAAATGCGCTTGACCAGCATTATTTCAGGCACCTCATTTCATTCAGCGAAATGCTTCCTGTCGGCGGCGAATTATTCAAGAATTTCATCGAGACCCAGATTGAGGCAACAAACCTGCTAAACATTGTAAAGCTGATAAAAGAAGGGGCCCCAAAATCTGATATGAAAAAATACATTTTTTTGACAGCCTCGCCAGAGAAGAACCTGCAGGTCCTCAGGCTCCTTGAATCAAAAAGCATAGACTCCATACCCAAGGGCATCAGGAACAAGGCCATGCGGAAGTTTATCAACGAGTGCGTTGAGCATTATCATAAAAATCATTCTCTTATAGAGTTTGAGAGGCTGGTAAACAAGCACGTGCTTGGCCGGGCCATGCTGTTTATCCACCAGAACCCTCTCTCCATAAATGTGATACTTGGATTCATGTTCGCCAAGGAGATCGAGGTGCAGAACCTGATGAAAATCGTCAAGGGCAGGCAGCTTGGATTTTCAGAGGAATTCATTTCAAGGGAAATCATTGTCTAG
- a CDS encoding V-type ATP synthase subunit K produces MAIELGVGLIAYSAATAIGVSAIAAAIAEKAIGTAAIGAMAENENLFGKGLILTVIPETLVIFGLVVAIMIIGMAGAA; encoded by the coding sequence ATGGCAATAGAATTGGGAGTAGGATTGATTGCTTACTCAGCTGCAACAGCAATCGGCGTCAGCGCCATAGCAGCGGCAATCGCAGAAAAGGCAATCGGAACAGCAGCAATCGGCGCAATGGCCGAAAATGAAAACCTGTTCGGCAAAGGGCTGATTTTGACAGTCATTCCGGAAACACTGGTCATTTTTGGCCTGGTAGTTGCCATCATGATAATTGGCATGGCTGGTGCTGCATAA
- a CDS encoding V-type ATP synthase subunit B: protein MKEYKTVSRIAGPLVFVKKTEPVGYADLVQIKLSDGTMKNGQVLDTSDDVVVVQVFEGTSGIDRNSSIKFLGENIKLSVSQDILGRILNGAGKPIDGGPDIIPDKKLDITGAAINPYARASPADFIQTGISTIDCMNTLVRGQKLPIFSGSGLPHNEIALQIARQAKVVGQKEKFVVVFAAMGITNEEAQYFIRDFEETGALERSVVFLNLADDPAVERLITPRMALTAAEYLAYENDMHVLVILTDMTNYCESLREIGAAREEIPGRRGYPGYMYTDLASIYERAGMIKGKKGSITQLPILTMVGDDITHPIPDLTGYITEGQIVLLRELHMKGIYPPIDVLPSLSRLMNLGIGPGKTREDHKQVSDQLYANYAEGRDLRGLVAIVGEEALSDRDKRLLKFAAEYEDKFVRQDRGEDRSIVSTLSIAWSMLSDIPERDLTRIKEEFKKKFYTGKKEKAEVVAAAK from the coding sequence ATGAAAGAATACAAAACAGTTTCCAGGATTGCGGGGCCGCTGGTCTTTGTGAAAAAAACAGAGCCAGTTGGTTATGCAGACCTTGTTCAGATTAAGTTATCCGACGGCACAATGAAAAACGGCCAGGTTTTGGATACAAGCGACGATGTTGTGGTTGTCCAGGTTTTCGAAGGCACATCAGGCATTGACAGGAACAGCTCCATAAAATTCCTTGGTGAAAACATCAAGCTTTCAGTGTCGCAGGACATCCTTGGCAGGATTCTGAATGGCGCAGGCAAGCCGATTGACGGCGGGCCTGACATCATCCCTGACAAAAAGCTGGACATCACTGGCGCAGCAATTAATCCATACGCGAGGGCAAGCCCGGCGGATTTCATCCAGACTGGTATTTCCACAATTGACTGCATGAACACGCTTGTCAGGGGGCAAAAGCTGCCAATTTTTTCAGGATCGGGCCTGCCTCATAATGAAATTGCTTTGCAGATTGCCAGGCAGGCAAAAGTAGTGGGCCAAAAGGAAAAATTCGTAGTGGTATTTGCAGCCATGGGAATCACAAACGAGGAAGCGCAGTACTTCATCAGGGATTTCGAGGAGACAGGGGCCCTTGAAAGAAGCGTTGTATTCCTGAACCTTGCTGACGATCCTGCAGTCGAAAGGCTGATCACTCCAAGGATGGCGCTTACAGCAGCAGAGTATCTTGCCTATGAAAATGACATGCATGTTCTGGTCATCCTGACTGACATGACAAATTACTGTGAAAGCCTTAGGGAAATTGGGGCAGCAAGGGAAGAAATCCCCGGAAGAAGGGGCTACCCCGGTTACATGTATACAGATCTTGCGTCAATCTATGAGAGGGCAGGCATGATCAAGGGAAAAAAAGGAAGCATCACGCAATTGCCTATCCTTACAATGGTCGGCGACGATATCACCCACCCAATCCCTGATTTGACCGGATACATTACTGAAGGACAGATTGTGCTCCTCAGGGAACTGCACATGAAAGGAATCTATCCTCCAATCGATGTATTGCCGTCGCTTTCAAGGCTGATGAATCTGGGCATAGGCCCTGGAAAAACAAGGGAAGACCACAAGCAGGTTTCAGACCAGCTTTATGCAAATTATGCAGAAGGCAGGGACCTTAGGGGCCTGGTTGCCATTGTCGGAGAGGAAGCCTTGTCTGACAGGGACAAGAGGCTGCTCAAGTTCGCTGCTGAATACGAGGACAAATTTGTGAGGCAGGACCGGGGGGAAGACAGGTCAATTGTGTCCACGCTTTCAATTGCCTGGTCAATGCTGTCAGATATCCCTGAAAGGGACTTGACAAGGATCAAGGAAGAATTCAAGAAGAAATTTTACACAGGCAAGAAGGAAAAGGCTGAAGTTGTTGCTGCGGCAAAATAA
- a CDS encoding V-type ATP synthase subunit A, whose protein sequence is MEDKTQAKQQEAGMLYRIAGPVVVARGIRARMYDVVRVGRERLMGEVIQIDGENTTIQVYEDTTGIKPGEPVENTGLPLSVELGPGMLTSIYDGIQRPLPVLQKQVGDFISRGVEAPGLDHSKKWDFKAIAKNGEMVHSGGIIGEVEETPGLIHRIMVPNGVEGKISSIKSGKFTVDDEIASLDNGTKITMLQKWPVRKPRPSKRKLPPTVPLITGQRIFDALFPLAKGGTAAIPGPFGAGKTVTQQTLAKWCDADIIVYVGCGERGNEMTEVLTEFPHLTDPKTGKPLMNRTVLIANTSNMPVAAREASIYTGITIAEYYRDMGYSVALMADSTSRWAEAMREISSRLEEMPGEEGYPAYLSTRLAEFYERAGRVLPLGTDKEGSVSVIGAVSPPGGDFSEPVTQSTLRVTKTFWALDAKLAQRRHFPSINWLTSYSLYLDTLGPWFAEKVARDWRAYVTQVSTVLGEEEKLMEIVQLVGSDALPDKQQLVLETARLIRENILQQNAFHDVDTFCDLHKTYTLMQIIMHFNSLAGQALEKGVRVRQILDTRAKDRIATAKFEKDYKSLLESVRKDMDSEFQKLKA, encoded by the coding sequence ATGGAAGATAAAACACAAGCGAAGCAGCAGGAGGCGGGCATGCTCTACAGGATTGCCGGCCCGGTGGTTGTTGCAAGGGGCATCCGCGCCAGGATGTATGATGTAGTTAGGGTAGGCAGGGAAAGGCTGATGGGCGAAGTCATCCAAATTGATGGCGAAAACACAACTATCCAGGTCTATGAGGATACAACAGGCATTAAGCCCGGCGAGCCAGTTGAAAATACAGGCTTGCCATTGTCGGTGGAGCTTGGCCCGGGAATGCTGACTAGCATTTATGACGGGATCCAGCGGCCATTGCCGGTTCTCCAAAAGCAAGTGGGCGATTTCATTAGCAGGGGCGTTGAAGCACCAGGCCTTGACCACAGCAAAAAGTGGGACTTCAAGGCAATTGCCAAGAATGGGGAAATGGTCCATTCAGGCGGCATAATCGGTGAAGTCGAGGAAACTCCCGGCCTGATACACAGGATTATGGTCCCAAATGGTGTCGAAGGAAAAATCAGTTCCATCAAGTCAGGCAAGTTTACTGTTGACGATGAAATTGCCAGCCTTGATAACGGGACAAAAATCACAATGCTTCAGAAATGGCCTGTCAGAAAGCCAAGGCCCTCGAAAAGGAAATTGCCGCCGACTGTTCCGTTGATAACAGGCCAGAGGATTTTTGATGCCTTGTTCCCATTGGCAAAAGGGGGTACCGCAGCAATTCCAGGCCCATTTGGCGCTGGAAAGACTGTCACCCAGCAAACGCTGGCAAAATGGTGCGATGCAGACATAATTGTGTACGTAGGATGCGGTGAGCGGGGAAATGAAATGACAGAAGTCCTGACAGAATTTCCGCATTTGACAGACCCAAAAACAGGAAAGCCCCTGATGAACAGGACTGTCCTCATTGCCAATACCTCGAATATGCCTGTCGCGGCAAGGGAAGCCTCAATTTACACAGGCATCACTATTGCAGAATATTACAGGGACATGGGCTACAGCGTTGCTCTCATGGCTGATTCAACTTCCAGGTGGGCAGAGGCAATGAGGGAAATTTCCTCACGGCTTGAGGAGATGCCAGGGGAAGAAGGCTATCCTGCCTATCTTTCAACGAGGCTGGCTGAGTTTTATGAAAGGGCCGGCAGGGTTCTTCCGTTGGGAACAGACAAGGAAGGAAGCGTGTCAGTCATTGGCGCAGTCTCGCCTCCAGGTGGGGACTTTTCAGAGCCAGTAACCCAATCAACACTCAGGGTCACCAAAACATTCTGGGCTCTTGACGCCAAGCTGGCGCAGCGAAGGCATTTCCCAAGCATCAACTGGCTAACCTCATACAGCCTTTACCTTGATACTTTGGGCCCATGGTTTGCTGAAAAAGTTGCCAGGGACTGGAGGGCCTATGTAACCCAGGTTTCAACTGTTCTTGGGGAGGAAGAAAAGCTGATGGAAATTGTGCAGCTTGTTGGCTCAGATGCATTGCCGGACAAGCAGCAGCTTGTGCTTGAAACTGCAAGGCTCATCAGGGAAAACATACTCCAGCAAAATGCTTTCCATGACGTGGACACATTTTGCGACCTTCACAAGACTTACACCCTGATGCAGATCATCATGCATTTCAACTCGCTGGCTGGCCAGGCCTTGGAAAAGGGTGTCAGGGTCAGGCAAATCCTCGACACCAGGGCAAAGGACAGGATTGCAACGGCAAAATTCGAGAAGGATTACAAGTCCCTGCTTGAAAGCGTGCGAAAGGACATGGATTCAGAGTTCCAGAAGCTGAAGGCATGA